A window from Ardenticatena maritima encodes these proteins:
- a CDS encoding G5 domain-containing protein, which yields MKRTWGLLLFMVLLVAGAAACRSTPPPKRVLLEVDGTRRWLTTSAETVADMLAEQGVALGDLDRVEPPSFTLLEDGMRVRVVRVQERFVDEDVPLPYTRETRRDATLPRGEIRVVQLGQVGRERLRWRILSENGVEVSREVASRETLATPQPEIVVLGTLGALEQVPISGTLVYRAGGNAWVMRGNNTPRALTTTGDLDGHVFALSPDGRWLLFTRKPIGGNVGQGGPINSLWLVRTDIVDDEPRYLETDSVLWADWRPCLPQQGRACPPEQYEIGYSTAERTPNPPGWKARNDFWLLSLNGDGTLLTRREIGEPVGAEWYAWWGREWAWSPDGRLAAWGSATALGVLNVATRQHTVLTTFYPYETLAAWVWTPRPAWRSDGEWLAAVVHAPSPRALRPDRSERFDLWLLPMSVSAPPVPIAENVGMWAMPAWSPTALELAYAQAEAPDGSALSRYALMLMDADGSNRRRLFPANDTPGMELPRFVWSPDGEALAAIWQGDLYLVARDGTATPLTATGDVTHLDWR from the coding sequence ATGAAACGCACATGGGGATTGCTTCTGTTCATGGTCTTGCTGGTTGCCGGCGCAGCGGCGTGTCGCTCGACACCGCCGCCCAAGCGTGTTTTGCTGGAAGTGGACGGCACGCGCCGCTGGCTCACCACCAGCGCCGAGACCGTCGCCGACATGCTGGCGGAGCAGGGTGTGGCGCTGGGCGACCTTGACCGCGTTGAGCCGCCTTCGTTCACCCTGCTGGAAGACGGTATGCGCGTGCGTGTGGTACGCGTGCAAGAGCGCTTTGTGGATGAGGACGTGCCGTTGCCCTACACGCGCGAAACCCGCCGCGATGCGACGCTCCCGCGCGGTGAGATTCGCGTGGTGCAATTGGGGCAGGTGGGGCGCGAACGGCTGCGGTGGCGCATTCTCTCTGAAAATGGTGTGGAAGTTTCGCGCGAGGTGGCGTCGCGTGAGACGCTGGCGACGCCCCAACCGGAGATTGTGGTGCTGGGCACGTTGGGCGCATTGGAGCAAGTGCCTATCAGCGGCACGCTGGTGTACCGCGCCGGGGGGAATGCGTGGGTGATGCGCGGCAACAACACGCCACGCGCTTTGACCACAACGGGCGACCTGGACGGGCATGTGTTCGCGCTTTCACCCGATGGGCGCTGGCTGCTCTTCACGCGCAAGCCGATTGGTGGGAACGTGGGGCAAGGCGGTCCCATCAACTCGCTCTGGTTGGTACGGACCGACATTGTGGACGATGAACCGCGCTACCTGGAAACCGACAGCGTCTTGTGGGCGGATTGGCGTCCCTGTTTGCCGCAACAAGGGCGCGCATGCCCGCCCGAACAGTACGAGATTGGCTATTCGACGGCTGAACGCACGCCCAACCCACCGGGCTGGAAAGCCCGCAACGATTTCTGGCTGTTGTCGCTGAACGGCGACGGGACGCTTCTGACGCGGCGCGAGATTGGCGAGCCTGTGGGGGCGGAGTGGTACGCCTGGTGGGGGCGCGAGTGGGCGTGGTCGCCTGATGGACGCCTTGCCGCTTGGGGCAGTGCGACCGCGCTGGGGGTGTTGAATGTTGCGACGCGCCAGCACACCGTGCTCACCACGTTCTACCCGTATGAAACGCTGGCGGCGTGGGTCTGGACACCGCGCCCCGCATGGCGTTCGGATGGGGAATGGCTGGCGGCGGTGGTGCATGCCCCTTCGCCGCGCGCGTTGCGCCCCGACCGCAGTGAGCGCTTCGATTTGTGGCTCTTGCCGATGAGCGTTTCCGCGCCGCCTGTGCCGATTGCCGAAAATGTGGGCATGTGGGCGATGCCGGCGTGGTCGCCCACCGCGCTGGAACTGGCCTACGCACAGGCGGAAGCGCCGGACGGTTCGGCGCTGAGCCGCTATGCGTTGATGCTCATGGACGCCGACGGGTCAAACCGACGGCGTCTCTTCCCTGCAAACGACACACCAGGGATGGAACTTCCCCGTTTCGTCTGGTCGCCCGACGGTGAAGCACTGGCGGCTATCTGGCAGGGCGATCTGTATCTGGTCGCACGCGATGGCACAGCGACGCCACTCACGGCAACCGGTGACGTGACGCATTTGGATTGGCGATAA
- the rsmG gene encoding 16S rRNA (guanine(527)-N(7))-methyltransferase RsmG produces MPIPPPPIALTPEQMRLLDAYADALQDGNRRINLTAITDRDAIFIKHFWDTLAITPHLDALLPPDAHLIDVGTGGGIPGLVLAIARPTWRITLLDATRKKVHFVEETARTLGLNNVRAVWGRAEEVARESDHREQYDAAVARAVAPLRVLAELCLPFVRVGGWWCAMKGPAVAEEAAEAHAAIALLGGEPPHIEMVEVPGADAQRAVVLVRKHAPTPERYPRRAGVPHKRPLG; encoded by the coding sequence ATGCCCATTCCACCACCACCCATTGCTCTCACACCCGAACAAATGCGCCTGCTGGACGCATACGCCGACGCCTTGCAGGACGGCAATCGCCGCATCAACCTGACGGCTATCACCGACCGCGACGCCATCTTCATCAAGCATTTTTGGGATACGCTGGCAATCACGCCCCACTTGGACGCGCTGTTGCCCCCCGACGCCCATCTGATTGACGTCGGCACGGGGGGCGGTATTCCGGGGCTGGTGCTGGCGATTGCGCGCCCCACCTGGCGCATCACCCTGCTGGACGCCACACGCAAGAAAGTGCATTTTGTGGAAGAGACCGCGCGCACGCTGGGGCTGAACAATGTGCGCGCCGTCTGGGGGCGTGCCGAAGAGGTTGCCCGCGAGAGCGACCACCGCGAGCAGTACGATGCGGCGGTGGCGCGGGCGGTTGCTCCGTTGCGGGTGCTGGCGGAACTCTGCCTGCCGTTTGTGCGTGTGGGCGGCTGGTGGTGCGCGATGAAAGGTCCCGCTGTTGCCGAAGAAGCCGCTGAGGCGCACGCTGCGATTGCCCTGTTGGGGGGCGAACCGCCCCACATCGAAATGGTGGAGGTGCCGGGGGCGGACGCTCAGCGGGCTGTGGTGCTGGTGCGCAAACACGCCCCCACACCGGAGCGATACCCGCGCCGCGCGGGGGTGCCCCACAAGCGCCCTCTGGGGTGA
- a CDS encoding AAA domain-containing protein: protein MPVELWYINGLTDLTPPLDEAVHALNNLLGNDDAFYIAVAGFPAADLLVWKAEGVVLVFTDPTRPARQRIARLVAACERAGVPLLHDAVTAVRLASPGETADDAVAPDHLPHACYTARHPAWRTTYRAVRRLLAHHWHGRIVPLPRPCTATSLPLASPTYAAGSTAAWVQARLPLLVEHQPTLDAGDDADFCLPCHYRHDGQRCDVPNVRGDVVMALQSAGAAALHLETPDGDRLLRLEGAWTPLAAALHHAGRQSDRRLQVLAYHLRRAPDDTLVADDASLVIVEPDWLVNVRALVEADFCPRSYLLQRFNPRSPNAPAVRGNIIHTLFEEMVSRVPTAPAAWQRAIETAWRISALHLALLHLDVREFFANDVRPILERLYRWHRAESLPSPTGRSETFLLAPQVGLKGRIDALWEIPGNVWVGELKTGKPWGERIRLGDQVQLAAYVLMTLARRWARPEGYQAFVLYPNGEGDKAVRYDAALNPHVFQQVVIARNRVVLIDHLGFAPFEQYSANKCRKCVAAEVCEAATVLLGHKDTRPWADVRGRFGFERQFDAETRRWFRTWVRLLDQELTVVKAAHATLWAMTPDARVQTGATIILDRQTDYRDLRAQGEGVLYTFAADNQSELRAGDYVLLSEAPGPLSGRMAEATIVAIDETSLTVQVDEPLEFTPQLVDQYTSEDLLTRQYTPLWLWLKQPPERRDLVIRHRAPLFDAAVPRLHHAPTIGGRPLNERQQEALDKLARMRDYMLVQGPPGTGKTTLIAALVRECLARGERVLLAAGTNTAVDNMVRALLDVGLGEHVVRLGNPLRTDPQVHGRLLGELAFHEDVETHIAQMRRLLLEAPVLAATASTWMRGTWDGALRFDVAIVDEAGQMTLPATLAPLRFARKFVLIGDHKQLPPVVQSEGRRRMSDILFEDQTPRLSRSLFEDLIVADMQRGGIATVMLEEQYRMNADICRIASERWYDNRLVPGTDEVARARLAVGALPDDAYAPIRDPARPVVWVDTPLSANGLPRQNEHEAALVADLLEGYFAAGLTWEQVGVIAPFRAQVAAIRRMLVRRFGEGALEHIRNSVDTVDRFQGQERDLIIVSLSLYAPFVPDLLRDERRLNVAITRARRKLILLGSLAVLKKEPIYAALVSSLDSNRFVWG, encoded by the coding sequence ATGCCTGTTGAACTCTGGTACATCAACGGTCTCACCGACCTGACGCCGCCACTGGACGAAGCGGTACACGCCCTCAACAACCTGCTCGGCAACGATGACGCCTTCTACATCGCCGTCGCCGGTTTTCCAGCCGCCGACTTGCTTGTCTGGAAAGCGGAAGGTGTGGTGCTGGTCTTCACCGACCCCACACGCCCCGCCCGCCAGCGTATCGCGCGCCTGGTTGCCGCGTGTGAACGCGCCGGCGTGCCCCTGCTGCATGATGCCGTCACCGCCGTGCGGCTGGCGTCGCCCGGCGAAACGGCTGACGACGCCGTAGCCCCCGACCACTTGCCGCACGCCTGCTACACGGCGCGCCATCCCGCGTGGCGCACCACGTACCGCGCTGTGCGCCGCCTGCTTGCCCACCACTGGCATGGGCGCATTGTGCCCTTGCCGCGCCCGTGCACGGCAACGTCTTTGCCTCTGGCGTCGCCCACCTATGCGGCGGGCTCCACCGCCGCCTGGGTGCAAGCCCGCTTGCCGCTGTTGGTGGAACACCAGCCCACCCTCGACGCCGGCGACGACGCCGATTTTTGCCTGCCCTGCCACTATCGCCACGATGGGCAACGGTGCGACGTGCCCAACGTGCGGGGCGACGTTGTCATGGCGTTGCAATCCGCCGGCGCCGCCGCCCTGCATTTGGAAACGCCGGACGGCGACCGGCTTTTGCGGCTGGAAGGCGCATGGACGCCGCTTGCCGCCGCCCTGCATCACGCCGGACGGCAAAGCGACCGCCGCTTGCAGGTGCTCGCCTACCACCTGCGCCGCGCGCCCGACGACACCCTTGTCGCCGACGACGCCTCGCTCGTCATTGTCGAACCGGATTGGCTCGTCAACGTCCGCGCCCTCGTCGAAGCCGATTTTTGCCCGCGCAGTTATCTTTTGCAACGCTTCAACCCCCGTTCGCCCAACGCCCCCGCTGTGCGCGGCAACATCATTCACACCCTTTTTGAAGAAATGGTCTCGCGTGTGCCCACCGCCCCCGCGGCGTGGCAACGCGCCATCGAAACCGCCTGGCGCATCTCGGCGCTTCACCTGGCGCTGTTGCACCTGGACGTGCGCGAGTTTTTCGCCAACGACGTGCGCCCCATTCTCGAACGGCTCTACCGCTGGCATCGCGCCGAATCGCTGCCCAGCCCCACCGGACGCAGTGAAACGTTCCTGCTCGCGCCGCAAGTGGGCTTGAAAGGGCGCATTGACGCCTTGTGGGAAATCCCCGGCAATGTCTGGGTGGGGGAATTGAAAACGGGCAAGCCCTGGGGCGAGCGTATTCGCCTGGGCGACCAGGTGCAGTTAGCCGCCTATGTCCTGATGACGCTGGCGCGCCGCTGGGCGCGTCCTGAGGGGTATCAAGCGTTTGTGCTCTATCCCAACGGGGAAGGCGACAAAGCCGTGCGCTACGACGCCGCGCTCAATCCGCACGTCTTCCAGCAGGTGGTGATTGCCCGCAACCGCGTAGTGCTCATTGACCATCTGGGCTTTGCGCCTTTCGAGCAGTACAGCGCCAACAAGTGCCGCAAGTGTGTCGCCGCCGAAGTGTGCGAAGCCGCCACAGTCTTGCTGGGGCACAAGGACACACGCCCCTGGGCGGACGTGCGCGGGCGGTTCGGCTTTGAACGCCAGTTTGACGCCGAGACCCGCCGCTGGTTCCGTACGTGGGTGCGCCTGCTCGACCAGGAGTTGACCGTTGTCAAAGCCGCCCACGCCACCTTGTGGGCGATGACGCCCGACGCCCGTGTGCAAACCGGCGCTACCATCATTCTCGACCGCCAAACCGACTACCGCGACCTGCGCGCGCAGGGGGAAGGTGTGCTCTACACTTTCGCCGCCGACAACCAGTCCGAACTGCGCGCCGGCGATTATGTGCTGCTGAGTGAAGCGCCGGGACCGCTCAGTGGGCGCATGGCGGAAGCCACCATCGTGGCGATTGATGAAACCAGCCTCACCGTGCAGGTGGACGAACCGCTGGAATTTACGCCCCAACTGGTGGACCAGTACACATCCGAAGATTTGCTCACACGCCAGTACACGCCGCTCTGGCTCTGGCTGAAACAGCCCCCCGAACGGCGCGACCTTGTGATTCGGCACCGCGCCCCCCTCTTCGACGCCGCCGTGCCACGTCTGCACCATGCGCCCACCATCGGGGGACGCCCTCTCAACGAACGCCAGCAAGAAGCGCTGGACAAACTCGCCCGCATGCGCGACTACATGCTGGTGCAGGGTCCCCCCGGCACGGGGAAAACAACGCTCATCGCGGCGCTGGTGCGCGAATGTCTGGCGCGCGGTGAGCGGGTGTTGCTGGCGGCTGGAACCAACACCGCCGTGGACAACATGGTGCGGGCGCTCCTGGACGTGGGGTTGGGGGAACACGTGGTGCGGCTGGGCAACCCGTTGCGCACCGACCCGCAGGTGCATGGTCGCTTGCTGGGCGAACTGGCGTTCCATGAAGACGTGGAAACGCACATTGCGCAGATGCGCCGGTTGTTGTTGGAAGCGCCCGTCCTTGCCGCCACCGCCTCAACCTGGATGCGCGGCACGTGGGACGGCGCATTGCGTTTCGATGTGGCGATTGTGGACGAAGCCGGGCAAATGACCTTGCCCGCCACGCTTGCGCCGCTCCGTTTTGCCCGCAAATTCGTGCTCATTGGCGACCACAAGCAGTTGCCGCCCGTCGTCCAAAGCGAAGGGCGACGCCGCATGAGCGACATTCTCTTTGAAGACCAGACGCCGCGCCTCTCGCGCTCGCTCTTCGAGGACCTGATTGTGGCGGACATGCAGCGCGGGGGAATCGCCACCGTCATGCTGGAAGAGCAGTACCGCATGAACGCCGACATTTGCCGCATTGCCAGCGAACGCTGGTACGACAACCGCCTGGTGCCGGGCACGGACGAAGTCGCACGCGCTCGCCTGGCGGTAGGGGCGCTTCCCGACGATGCCTATGCGCCCATCCGCGACCCGGCGCGCCCCGTCGTCTGGGTGGATACGCCGCTCTCCGCCAACGGCTTGCCGCGGCAGAACGAGCACGAAGCCGCGCTGGTCGCCGACCTGCTGGAAGGGTACTTTGCCGCTGGATTGACGTGGGAGCAAGTGGGGGTGATTGCGCCGTTTCGGGCGCAGGTCGCTGCCATTCGGCGCATGTTGGTGCGCCGCTTTGGCGAGGGGGCGCTTGAGCACATTCGCAACAGCGTGGACACGGTTGACCGTTTCCAGGGGCAGGAACGGGACCTCATCATTGTTTCGCTCAGTCTGTATGCGCCTTTCGTGCCCGATTTGCTGCGTGATGAACGTCGGCTCAACGTTGCCATCACACGCGCACGCCGCAAACTCATTTTGCTGGGTTCGCTAGCGGTATTGAAGAAGGAACCTATTTACGCCGCGCTCGTATCATCACTCGATAGCAACCGTTTTGTGTGGGGGTGA
- a CDS encoding FtsK/SpoIIIE domain-containing protein, giving the protein MFENKAMWGDLAQEQSILQALLDAAGLPAEVERAADHGEAHWFYLRTTLDPAAFEVLRPAVARAFDGATLRWRPHAPWLVLEIVRATPQRPFALADVWSHVAALPRFTALLGVTPENAPVHLTLDYPDNASLLVSGGAQSGKSNLLRLLALSAALSTPPRELRMALLHGPRGDNLHALRTLPHVWHVAARPALPALVERLRARTGGGQPALVLVVIDDVEDILVRSGVRGEKALDWLLSEGAAHHVMTVMAARALAHLPAHLRELPRVHLTAAPVGAQIVKAGEAVPPRVQGAQFVLRHAALGDETLVRVPWCGARACAHVVTWYKAHRPIVEPLPEGRAAPEEAAAEEVASPFDETEIPELTLDDE; this is encoded by the coding sequence TTGTTCGAGAATAAGGCCATGTGGGGCGATCTCGCGCAAGAACAATCTATTCTGCAAGCGCTGCTGGACGCAGCCGGGTTGCCCGCCGAGGTTGAACGAGCGGCGGACCACGGCGAGGCGCACTGGTTCTACCTGCGCACCACGCTGGACCCCGCCGCGTTCGAGGTGCTGCGCCCGGCGGTGGCGCGCGCGTTTGACGGCGCGACGCTTCGTTGGCGTCCACACGCCCCCTGGTTGGTGCTGGAAATCGTGCGGGCGACGCCCCAACGCCCCTTTGCGCTGGCGGACGTCTGGTCGCACGTGGCGGCGTTGCCGCGCTTCACCGCCTTGCTTGGCGTCACCCCGGAAAACGCCCCCGTGCACCTCACACTGGACTACCCGGACAACGCCAGCCTGCTGGTGAGCGGCGGTGCGCAAAGCGGCAAAAGCAATCTCCTGCGCCTGCTCGCGCTTTCAGCGGCGCTCTCCACCCCGCCGCGCGAATTGCGCATGGCGCTGCTGCATGGTCCCCGCGGCGACAACCTGCACGCCCTGCGCACGTTGCCCCACGTCTGGCATGTGGCGGCGCGCCCGGCGTTGCCCGCGCTGGTGGAACGGCTCCGCGCGCGCACGGGCGGCGGACAGCCGGCGCTGGTGCTGGTAGTGATTGACGACGTGGAAGACATTCTTGTGCGCAGTGGCGTGCGTGGTGAAAAAGCGCTGGATTGGCTGCTCAGCGAAGGCGCGGCGCACCATGTGATGACCGTCATGGCGGCGCGCGCACTCGCCCATCTGCCCGCTCACCTGCGCGAGTTGCCGCGCGTGCACCTGACAGCCGCGCCCGTTGGTGCGCAGATTGTCAAAGCGGGCGAAGCGGTGCCGCCTCGGGTGCAGGGGGCGCAGTTTGTGCTCCGCCACGCAGCATTGGGGGATGAAACGCTGGTGCGCGTGCCCTGGTGCGGCGCACGCGCCTGCGCGCACGTCGTGACGTGGTACAAGGCGCACCGCCCCATTGTGGAACCATTGCCCGAAGGGCGCGCCGCTCCCGAGGAAGCGGCGGCGGAAGAGGTCGCTTCACCATTCGATGAAACCGAAATTCCCGAACTGACGCTGGATGACGAGTAG